The Stomoxys calcitrans chromosome 3, idStoCalc2.1, whole genome shotgun sequence genome includes a region encoding these proteins:
- the LOC106082061 gene encoding protein Mabiki, which translates to MSDIQEYQHKKFQFKAEEYKHKKFGAHLKKRTFGIMEDKENQMTVENILRTAHQCNSQEPPAKRKPAKSLFRPWENKEEIKALQSTKEKAVSSSVLSEIPSNVLNYNPNMVRQYAVKPRSEKEQLRRNRNTLACLINRRNQQAEQQMLQQQYLIYQQQHAAMMEQSVRAALYLRHLQELALQRQQQLFVFGQQRH; encoded by the coding sequence atgtctGACATACAAGAATATCAACATAAGAAATTCCAATTTAAAGCGGAGGAATACAAACACAAGAAATTTGGAGCCCATCTGAAGAAGAGAACATTTGGCATTATGGAGGATAAAGAAAATCAGATGAcagttgaaaatattttgagGACGGCTCATCAATGTAACTCACAAGAACCACCAGCTAAGAGAAAGCCAGCCAAGTCTTTATTCAGACCCTGGGAGAATAAAGAGGAAATCAAAGCTCTGCAGTCAACAAAAGAAAAAGCTGTGTCTTCCTCAGTTCTTAGCGAAATACCCTCAAATGTTTTAAACTATAACCCCAATATGGTGCGCCAATATGCTGTTAAACCACGCAGTGAAAAAGAACAACTTAGACGTAATCGCAACACTCTGGCTTGCCTTATCAATCGTCGCAACCAGCAAGCTGAACAAcaaatgctacaacaacaatatttgatATATCAACAGCAACATGCTGCAATGATGGAACAGTCTGTGAGAGCTGCTTTATATTTGAGACATTTGCAAGAGTTGGCCTTGCAAAGGCAACAacaattgtttgtttttgggcAGCAAAGGCATTAA
- the LOC106082060 gene encoding cilia- and flagella-associated protein 20-like isoform X2 — translation MNTTQDSSCANILDSSVNHPLASWSIYAQNGYWKRVMDEDIKSKVVDIIGSNANTMYITTRRRLGIKWQYLVLLIKNLHQRFAFEVKFIDDHHFLRCFRFSNFENHASVQPHCACMPLAMSHGWIRLHLDLADFTNRIYGTNYVETLGLQIYANVRIRRIYFTHQPCKESELPPEYCLLKKPKTNGVERPEQKTDGDEIANEETEKGE, via the exons ATGAATACCACACAAGATAGTAGTTGTGCTAATATCTTGGACAGCAGTGTGAACCACCCATTGGCCAGTTGGTCCATTTAT GCACAAAATGGTTACTGGAAACGGGTTATGGACGAAGATATCAAATCAAAGGTTGTGGATATCATAGGCAGCAATGCTAACACCATGTATATAACTACGCGCCGTAGATTGGGCATTAAGTGGCAATATTTGGTGTTGCTTATTAAGAATCTGCATCAACGTTTTGCCTTTGAAGTAAAG TTCATCGATGACCATCATTTCTTGCGTTGCTttcgtttttcgaattttgaaaaccATGCTTCAGTGCAACCCCATTGTGCCTGCATGCCCTTGGCCATGTCACACGGTTGGATTCGACTTCATTTGGATTTGGCCGATTTTACAAATCGTATCTATGGTACCAACTATGTCGAGACTCTTGGCTTGCAGATTTATGCAAATGTACGCATAAGACGAATTTATTTTACCCATCAACCTTGCAAGGAATCAGAGTTACCCCCAGAATATTGTCTCTTAAAGAAGCCAAAGACCAATGGGGTTGAAAGACCAGAGCAAAAAACTGATGGTGATGAAATAGCCAATGaggaaacagaaaagggggagtAA
- the LOC106082060 gene encoding cilia- and flagella-associated protein 20-like isoform X1, giving the protein MNTTQDSSCANILDSSVNHPLASWSIYSQFKQAQNGYWKRVMDEDIKSKVVDIIGSNANTMYITTRRRLGIKWQYLVLLIKNLHQRFAFEVKFIDDHHFLRCFRFSNFENHASVQPHCACMPLAMSHGWIRLHLDLADFTNRIYGTNYVETLGLQIYANVRIRRIYFTHQPCKESELPPEYCLLKKPKTNGVERPEQKTDGDEIANEETEKGE; this is encoded by the exons ATGAATACCACACAAGATAGTAGTTGTGCTAATATCTTGGACAGCAGTGTGAACCACCCATTGGCCAGTTGGTCCATTTAT TCACAATTTAAACAGGCACAAAATGGTTACTGGAAACGGGTTATGGACGAAGATATCAAATCAAAGGTTGTGGATATCATAGGCAGCAATGCTAACACCATGTATATAACTACGCGCCGTAGATTGGGCATTAAGTGGCAATATTTGGTGTTGCTTATTAAGAATCTGCATCAACGTTTTGCCTTTGAAGTAAAG TTCATCGATGACCATCATTTCTTGCGTTGCTttcgtttttcgaattttgaaaaccATGCTTCAGTGCAACCCCATTGTGCCTGCATGCCCTTGGCCATGTCACACGGTTGGATTCGACTTCATTTGGATTTGGCCGATTTTACAAATCGTATCTATGGTACCAACTATGTCGAGACTCTTGGCTTGCAGATTTATGCAAATGTACGCATAAGACGAATTTATTTTACCCATCAACCTTGCAAGGAATCAGAGTTACCCCCAGAATATTGTCTCTTAAAGAAGCCAAAGACCAATGGGGTTGAAAGACCAGAGCAAAAAACTGATGGTGATGAAATAGCCAATGaggaaacagaaaagggggagtAA